A single Ctenopharyngodon idella isolate HZGC_01 chromosome 22, HZGC01, whole genome shotgun sequence DNA region contains:
- the LOC127504688 gene encoding RING finger protein 223 has protein sequence MEPSPVVWHTQGVLLETDLEKVSSHPECSICFNTYDNVFKTPKQLDCTHTFCLECLSRIMATSMDPQDPKISCPFCRHPTTIPKKGPPALTTSQEVLCRLPVHQQQEQPVWMDGERLCYQRPIDMPGLPAFCICIDIGASGQSGVSSSQTRPRLGLLERLMDWKRLLLFIFLMVLLLGIVLWPLQCIVTTGSMRCSSQNLQMPTTTASTTTLSSVIHK, from the coding sequence ATGGAGCCGAGCCCAGTGGTGTGGCACACCCAGGGGGTCCTGCTGGAAACTGACCTGGAGAAGGTGAGCTCTCATCCCGAGTGTTCCATCTGCTTCAACACCTACGACAATGTCTTCAAGACGCCAAAACAATTGGACTGCACACATACTTTCTGCCTTGAGTGCCTTTCCCGCATCATGGCTACCTCCATGGACCCTCAAGACCCTAAAATCTCTTGCCCCTTCTGCCGCCACCCCACTACCATCCCAAAAAAGGGGCCTCCAGCGTTGACCACCAGCCAGGAGGTGCTGTGTCGCCTGCCAGTCCACCAGCAGCAGGAACAGCCTGTATGGATGGACGGAGAGAGGCTGTGCTACCAGCGACCAATAGACATGCCAGGCCTGCCAGCGTTCTGCATCTGCATTGATATTGGGGCCAGTGGGCAAAGTGGAGTATCTTCTTCCCAAACTCGACCGCGACTTGGGCTTCTGGAACGGTTGATGGACTGGAAGCGTTTGCTGCTCTTTATATTCCTCATGGTGTTGCTGTTGGGGATTGTTTTGTGGCCCCTGCAGTGCATTGTCACGACTGGCTCCATGCGTTGTTCATCCCAAAACCTGCAGATGCCTACTACTACAGCTTCTACTACCACACTCTCATCAGTAATACATAAGTGA